In one Rhizobium lentis genomic region, the following are encoded:
- a CDS encoding adenylate/guanylate cyclase domain-containing protein: MDRKLAAILAADVVGYSALMERDETGTFERLTGIRKEVIEPEIAKRRGCIFKLMGDGLLAEFGSVVDAVECAVSLQRALNERNAEVPQNERLELRIGLNLGEVIVDGDDRYGEGVNVSARLQQLGDPGGICISGKVVREVEKTLAFGFESMGEQQVKNIAEPITVHRIVQEGTSPEARLARAPPLPNKPSIAVLAFANMSGDPEQEYFADGLVEDVITNLSKIPSLFVIARNSTFAYKGRTIDIRQIARELGVRYVLEGSIRRAANRLRITAQLIEGKDATHIWADRFEGAAEDIFDLQDQLTERIVGTLEPTIWRAEIERARRKRPDSLDAYDFFLRALPHSYANTPAETGEALRLLGEALRLDPSYACAHGYAAWGYEQRFLRGGFHPEDRAAALRHANAALNTGGDDPQALCLGAFVHATITHDYDRSINALDRALMLDGNASLAYGLSSMVHMFNETYEQSRDHAFKALRLSPLDPMNYHSYLALAWVSLFTAHFEDAVKYSALGIQVNPGFSILHASLVASYANLDRLEAARAAAGRLLEVAPGWTISEFVRMDVVRPQLMDKLASALRKAGLPE, encoded by the coding sequence ATGGACAGGAAGCTTGCGGCGATCCTAGCGGCCGACGTGGTTGGGTACTCGGCGCTGATGGAGCGTGACGAGACGGGGACGTTCGAGCGCCTCACCGGGATACGCAAGGAAGTGATCGAGCCGGAAATCGCCAAGCGACGCGGCTGCATCTTCAAGCTCATGGGTGATGGCTTGCTTGCCGAATTCGGCAGCGTCGTGGATGCCGTTGAATGCGCCGTATCGCTGCAGCGCGCGCTGAACGAGCGCAATGCGGAGGTGCCGCAGAACGAGCGGCTGGAGCTGAGAATAGGGCTCAATCTCGGCGAGGTCATCGTCGATGGCGACGACCGCTATGGGGAGGGCGTCAACGTGTCGGCGCGTCTGCAGCAGCTCGGCGATCCCGGCGGCATATGCATCTCCGGCAAGGTGGTGCGCGAGGTCGAAAAGACCCTTGCCTTCGGATTCGAATCGATGGGCGAGCAGCAGGTCAAGAACATTGCCGAGCCGATCACAGTCCACCGCATCGTGCAGGAAGGCACGTCTCCGGAAGCGCGGTTGGCGAGGGCGCCTCCCCTGCCGAACAAGCCGTCGATCGCCGTTCTGGCCTTTGCAAACATGAGCGGCGATCCCGAGCAGGAGTATTTCGCCGATGGATTGGTCGAGGATGTCATCACCAATCTTTCGAAGATTCCGAGCCTGTTCGTCATCGCGCGAAATTCCACTTTCGCTTACAAAGGCAGGACGATCGACATCCGGCAGATCGCCAGGGAACTCGGTGTCCGCTACGTGCTGGAAGGCAGTATCAGGCGGGCGGCGAACCGGTTGCGCATCACCGCGCAACTCATTGAGGGCAAGGACGCAACCCACATCTGGGCCGACAGGTTCGAGGGCGCGGCCGAGGATATCTTCGACTTACAGGATCAGTTGACTGAACGCATTGTCGGCACGCTTGAGCCGACGATCTGGCGCGCGGAGATCGAGCGTGCACGCCGCAAACGGCCGGATAGCCTTGATGCCTACGACTTTTTCCTCCGCGCCTTGCCGCACAGCTATGCCAACACCCCGGCGGAGACCGGCGAAGCCCTGCGATTGTTGGGCGAGGCCTTGCGCCTCGATCCCAGCTACGCCTGCGCCCATGGCTATGCTGCCTGGGGATATGAGCAGCGTTTCCTGCGTGGCGGCTTCCATCCCGAGGACAGGGCTGCGGCGCTGAGACACGCGAACGCGGCGCTCAATACCGGCGGGGACGATCCGCAGGCGCTTTGCCTGGGCGCATTCGTTCACGCGACGATCACCCATGATTACGACCGCTCGATCAACGCGCTCGACAGGGCGCTGATGCTGGACGGCAATGCGTCGCTCGCCTACGGGCTGAGTTCGATGGTGCATATGTTCAACGAAACCTATGAGCAGTCGCGCGATCACGCATTCAAGGCGCTCCGGCTCAGTCCGCTCGATCCGATGAACTATCATTCCTATCTGGCATTGGCCTGGGTCAGCCTGTTTACCGCGCACTTCGAGGACGCGGTAAAATATTCAGCGCTCGGTATTCAGGTGAACCCTGGCTTCAGCATTCTCCACGCCAGCCTGGTGGCGAGCTATGCCAATCTTGACCGGCTGGAGGCCGCCCGAGCGGCGGCCGGGCGACTGCTGGAGGTCGCGCCCGGCTGGACGATCAGCGAGTTTGTGCGAATGGATGTCGTGCGGCCTCAGCTCATGGATAAGCTGGCATCGGCATTGCGCAAGGCCGGGTTGCCGGAATAG
- a CDS encoding GFA family protein produces MNRLAQCHCGSLRAKTSGDPLTVSMCHCRDCQPRTGAVAGSGAIFAKAEATIEGDRKIFERDAAQGRKVRFHFCPNCWDVIIL; encoded by the coding sequence ATGAACAGGCTTGCGCAATGCCATTGCGGATCACTGCGCGCAAAGACTTCGGGCGACCCGCTCACGGTGAGCATGTGCCACTGCCGCGATTGCCAGCCGAGAACCGGAGCCGTCGCGGGAAGCGGTGCGATCTTTGCGAAGGCCGAGGCGACGATCGAGGGCGATCGCAAGATTTTCGAACGGGACGCCGCGCAAGGGCGCAAAGTTCGATTCCACTTTTGCCCGAACTGCTGGGACGTCATTATTCTTTGA
- a CDS encoding RES domain-containing protein, whose product MSASAEWAIMAISVYMREDGRRRVVVPLSVGNALVLDQHAQQACERLGIDRNVSNLSWRFALTAGEEPPSWRTADAARAAGADGIIDRSRLIPGGWHLNLFRWNVLGGPSVEVSGDPVEIRLSEDGPKWGL is encoded by the coding sequence ATGAGCGCTTCGGCCGAATGGGCGATCATGGCGATTTCGGTTTATATGCGCGAGGATGGACGGCGGCGTGTTGTCGTGCCGCTGTCGGTCGGCAATGCACTTGTGCTTGATCAGCATGCTCAGCAGGCGTGTGAACGGCTCGGCATCGACCGGAATGTCTCTAATTTGTCTTGGCGCTTCGCGTTGACGGCCGGCGAGGAGCCGCCGTCATGGCGCACGGCCGACGCTGCCAGAGCCGCTGGTGCTGACGGCATCATTGATCGATCGAGATTGATCCCCGGCGGCTGGCATCTCAACCTGTTTCGCTGGAACGTGCTCGGCGGTCCATCGGTCGAGGTGAGCGGCGATCCGGTCGAGATCAGATTATCGGAGGATGGTCCGAAGTGGGGTTTGTAA